aaaaaatgtgtttacAATATGAGtgtaatttaatatgttaatcCATAAGttacttcatttttttcaagttattacCCCGTCATGGGTGGTTTCATGGAACTAATAGTCCCTCGtgtttaatattaaaaaatagacaaaatttTAGGGTAGGTCCAAAAGTGCACCGATATTGAAAACATGAGGGACTATTAGTGCTCATGTGAAAATTCAAGAATTACTTTGAGCCTTAACCCAAAGATGAGAGACTATTTGAGTCTTTTCTCAGTTCGGTTGGTACGCAAGATGAGATAAACAAAGATATTTtatgagattattttatttcactttctaTATGAGATAGTAATCTCATTATTTTAGTataactaatgaaataaaataatcactACATAAGCAAATTTctcaaatcaaatataaataaagttaatatcaaaatttattttggaacTATTATCTTAATCTCACTTATGATCCTGTAATTATTATCTTAATCTCAAGTACATATTGGATGGTGAATAGAGTTAGCTCGGAACTACCTAGTAGATGAGATAAAGTAACGGGTACTAAGTTTGATGGAATAAGATCGAatatttaagaataaatttgaaattaaatttatattttatttaatttaagataCAAGTTTAACTTTGGAATATCTCAGAGTGCCTTTGTATACTAAACcagtattttgaaaaattaagttGAGATATAAATGTTGAATTAATAGGAAATATATGAAAGTACATGGTATAGATGATTATATCAGAATTGTTGagagaaataaattaatatactaATGAATGATGGAAAGgaattaatcataatttatgaACTTATACAACCTCAGCtaatcgaaaaaaaaaaaacttaaacctTTTAACTTTTGAGTCGAAAgctaaaaaattaatcataatttataaaattatacaatCTCAACTACTTGAAAGAAAAAACTTGAACCTTTTAACTTTTGGTTCGAAGGCTATGATTTTAGTATCGTTCCCTTTAAGCCGCTCATCAGTAGAAATTCGTAAATTTGCCGCTTGtaatttgtgattttttgttATGTCTTCGCAAAAgcattcactttttttttttttttgtaatttgtgattttttattttacatctTCACAAAGACATTCacttttttactttcttaataatttcaatttataatcttaaagttaaaaataagaTGCTTTATCATCAAGCAACTTTTTCTTATCCTCTAGTACCTTTTATTTATCTATAGAATATAATCTTTAATTATCTTCTCTAATTGTATTCTGAAAAAgtacttttaattttatattttccttaTAAATACTACCATAATAGTCATTTTATCAGAAAGTGTTCATTAAGACCTTTTTCACCAAACACAATAAGGAACACTTTATTCTcaacaattcaaatttaattagatTTCAATGTGAGTAtccaatatcaaattaaaaaaaaaagaaaactcaagttcaaAGCCAAATTTGACATGATATTAGAATAAGTCTAATTGATGTATTTTCGAACCAATTGAGGGGTTGAAAATATCCCATATGAAAAAGTTCCACATCAGTGCGAGATGAAATCTCTCGACTTGTTATAAAAGCTTCCTATGAGCTAGTTCTGGAGCGTGAGATATTactatccaaaaaaaaaaaaaaaaccaatatGACATTTAGTTGGAAATCGAGTCAGCAGAAGTGCCTTATGTAGGTGTGAAAGAGGGAGCGAGCACTCACTGCGGATGTCATGCTTAGACATTATGTACAACCAAAACTCAGCCGACCACAAAGGTTTTGGGACTCCTATGAGTCCTCGAATCtcattttcaaatgattttgtcGATTCATCATCTAATACTCAACTTCATCAAATGATGAGAACCTATAGGGATGCCCCTGTTTCCTCTGACTTTGAATTCAATGTCACTAATTATTCCATGATCACTGCTGACCAACTCTTTTCCAAAGGTAAATTGTTGCCTTTCAAAGATACTTCCTCTCAAAAAACTACTCTCAGAGATGAACTTCTTCATGAAGATAAAGATGATGATGTCTTTTCCTCTAGGCCCCCTAAAAGTTCTACTAGGTGGAAAGGACTTTTAGGTCTTAAGAAATCTCACATTGGCtccaaaaaaaatgataacaaCAATCAACCCTCGTCAGGAAagaggtcaaacgtagttcatgAAGATATGGTTCATCGAACCAAGAATTCACAGGTACCTACCATTCATTCCAAATTAGTAGTAATACtactcacttttttttttttttgggttaataATTTGACTCATTTCATTCCAAGTAAATTTAACAAGATAGGTTATTTTCCTATGGTATTTGCAGGAACCATATAAAGGGGCTGGTGGAGGATCTAGTAGTAGAGATGTGGAGTTTCGTTTTAATTAACATTGTATCAAGAGGCATTATCAGATACTTGCTTCTAATTTTAGTTATTAATGTGTTTAGTCTACAAGTAATTGGGaacttttttgttgtattttgccATGAGAGATTGTTGATGTTTTTTCAATAGATAGTATTCTGTTCAACATATTCAtgttatgtcttttttttttttttgcattaattcATCTAAGAGCTTCAGCATTGCCCATTATGTTTTCCTTCCCTTCAGAATGaattattaagttaattttcCACTTGAGATGCCACAATCTTTGATGGCTTCTCTTGCTCAAAGTTGTCTTCACCCTTCTTCACTC
This window of the Solanum pennellii chromosome 2, SPENNV200 genome carries:
- the LOC107010491 gene encoding uncharacterized protein LOC107010491, which codes for MSCLDIMYNQNSADHKGFGTPMSPRISFSNDFVDSSSNTQLHQMMRTYRDAPVSSDFEFNVTNYSMITADQLFSKGKLLPFKDTSSQKTTLRDELLHEDKDDDVFSSRPPKSSTRWKGLLGLKKSHIGSKKNDNNNQPSSGKRSNVVHEDMVHRTKNSQEPYKGAGGGSSSRDVEFRFN